From the Desulfosarcina sp. BuS5 genome, one window contains:
- a CDS encoding fumarylacetoacetate hydrolase family protein, with the protein MHITRFIDQQNRIQYGHKYSKGTAVLLEGKLFDGLKDTGKKVAVKKVLAPLEPVAILCIGLNFHQHAAETGLEIPRYPVLFMKNPASINHPDDPVVIPKSCLDPPEVDYEAELAVVIGKTARNVSAGQALDYVLGYTIANDISARRWQKKAGSRQWTKGKSFDTFCPLGPAIITADEIPDPQNLEIKCILNGQVMQEAITSDMIFPVNRIIEYLSEDTTLLPGTVILTGTPGGVGFVRKPPVYLKPGDEVEVAIAGIGRLVNPVTAPG; encoded by the coding sequence ATGCATATAACTCGTTTTATAGATCAACAAAACCGAATTCAATACGGACATAAATATTCGAAAGGTACGGCGGTTCTACTTGAAGGAAAATTGTTTGACGGCCTTAAGGATACAGGCAAAAAAGTAGCTGTCAAGAAGGTCCTGGCTCCTTTGGAACCTGTCGCAATTCTCTGCATAGGACTCAATTTTCACCAGCACGCGGCTGAAACCGGGTTGGAAATTCCCAGGTACCCGGTATTATTTATGAAAAATCCGGCATCCATTAACCACCCGGATGATCCTGTTGTAATCCCGAAGTCATGTTTGGATCCTCCGGAAGTCGATTATGAGGCTGAACTTGCCGTAGTAATCGGAAAAACGGCCAGGAATGTATCCGCCGGGCAGGCACTGGATTATGTTTTAGGCTATACCATAGCCAATGATATATCTGCCCGAAGATGGCAAAAAAAAGCCGGCAGCCGGCAGTGGACCAAGGGCAAAAGTTTCGACACATTCTGCCCTTTGGGTCCGGCAATTATAACGGCGGATGAGATTCCCGACCCGCAGAATCTGGAAATAAAATGTATTTTAAACGGCCAAGTCATGCAGGAGGCCATAACTTCGGACATGATATTTCCGGTAAACCGGATTATAGAATATCTTTCTGAAGACACAACCCTTCTGCCTGGCACTGTTATTTTAACCGGCACCCCGGGAGGAGTGGGCTTTGTAAGAAAACCCCCGGTCTACCTGAAACCCGGGGATGAAGTTGAAGTAGCCATTGCAGGGATCGGACGGCTTGTTAATCCGGTTACGGCTCCAGGTTAA
- a CDS encoding sensor histidine kinase, which produces MDLQQPALGKEPDNTKDDKNLQSKQHFSLSIRNKIAISFSLFFILCVAITLWFFWILSTIENKIEFLVITDNYLAEIQQARRFEKNYLLYGTDLDNAFEHLDRAKKVLSKNKKMIKKIMGEKNFQIKSEQMSSYWNQLVNLKNTKDIKSRELTVPMLRQYGGQMVSFAEEFVKKERSAVAHMFLLAKRVPFLFISILLVLVVVFVILFTRQLMINLKRVVDYTKKIGEGDFSPIVSNSKHRDEFSRLADAFNRMTKELDNRHNIILESHKLRAIGTLVAGVAHELNNPLNNTMLTAEVLKEDFEILPDNEKIEMIEDIINEAERSRIIVKGLLDFARESETNIKPLEIEGIINDSVRLVANQVKLAKVKLELDFDKNLPNIHGDEQMLKQVFVNLILNAVDALFPGGIVRISIHKNKIPNFVVAEVKDNGSGIPEHAQSRIFEPFFTTKGQGKGTGLGLSVSKGIIRKLGGYIHLESSSDAGTTFTVSLPVTESPSEIMSKQFSL; this is translated from the coding sequence ATGGATCTACAACAGCCAGCCCTGGGTAAAGAGCCGGATAATACTAAAGATGATAAAAATTTGCAATCAAAACAACATTTTTCACTCAGTATCAGGAACAAAATAGCTATTTCTTTTTCCCTTTTTTTTATTTTATGTGTGGCCATCACTCTTTGGTTTTTCTGGATACTTTCAACAATCGAGAATAAGATAGAATTTCTTGTAATAACTGATAATTATCTGGCTGAAATCCAACAGGCCCGACGTTTTGAAAAAAACTATCTTCTTTACGGGACTGATCTTGATAACGCTTTCGAACATTTGGATAGAGCGAAAAAAGTTTTGAGCAAAAACAAAAAAATGATTAAAAAAATTATGGGGGAAAAAAATTTTCAGATAAAATCCGAACAGATGTCGAGCTATTGGAACCAACTGGTCAATCTTAAAAATACCAAAGATATCAAAAGCAGGGAATTAACTGTACCGATGCTCCGGCAGTATGGCGGACAAATGGTATCATTTGCAGAGGAGTTTGTTAAAAAAGAACGTAGTGCTGTTGCTCATATGTTTTTGCTGGCCAAGAGAGTTCCTTTTTTATTTATATCGATTTTGCTGGTTTTGGTTGTTGTTTTTGTAATTTTATTTACTCGACAGTTGATGATAAATCTCAAGCGCGTCGTAGATTACACTAAAAAGATAGGGGAGGGCGACTTCTCACCCATCGTGTCGAATAGTAAACATAGAGATGAGTTTTCCAGGCTTGCAGATGCCTTTAACCGAATGACAAAGGAACTTGATAACCGACATAACATTATCCTGGAATCTCATAAGCTAAGAGCCATCGGGACCCTGGTTGCCGGGGTGGCGCATGAACTCAATAATCCACTGAATAATACCATGCTGACGGCTGAAGTACTTAAGGAGGATTTTGAGATACTGCCGGATAATGAAAAAATCGAAATGATCGAAGATATAATTAATGAAGCCGAAAGATCACGAATAATAGTCAAGGGGCTACTCGATTTTGCCAGGGAAAGTGAAACCAATATTAAACCATTGGAAATAGAAGGAATCATAAATGATTCGGTTCGGCTTGTCGCCAACCAGGTTAAACTTGCCAAGGTTAAATTAGAACTTGATTTTGACAAAAACCTTCCCAATATACATGGGGATGAGCAAATGCTTAAACAGGTATTTGTAAACTTGATACTTAATGCAGTAGATGCACTTTTCCCCGGTGGTATTGTTCGTATTTCGATCCATAAAAATAAAATTCCAAATTTTGTAGTAGCTGAGGTAAAAGATAACGGATCCGGAATTCCGGAACATGCTCAATCCCGGATATTTGAGCCTTTTTTTACAACAAAGGGACAGGGCAAGGGAACCGGGCTGGGGCTATCCGTGTCAAAAGGAATAATCAGGAAACTGGGCGGGTATATTCATTTAGAAAGCAGTTCCGACGCAGGAACTACCTTTACCGTGTCGCTTCCTGTCACCGAGTCCCCTTCGGAAATAATGTCAAAACAGTTCAGCCTGTAG
- a CDS encoding response regulator, whose protein sequence is MEEQKLKIMVIDDESIVGKRLKSALEKSGDIVETFEDGESALACFDEKPFDIVVTDIRMEKIDGIEILERVLSKSSSTKVIIITGYATVEVAREALSKGAFDFIAKPFKPADLRAIIKRASKELRS, encoded by the coding sequence ATGGAAGAACAAAAGCTTAAAATAATGGTCATTGATGATGAGAGTATAGTTGGTAAACGCCTTAAGTCTGCTTTGGAAAAGTCAGGTGACATCGTTGAAACATTTGAGGATGGTGAGAGCGCCCTTGCCTGTTTTGATGAGAAACCATTTGATATTGTTGTAACCGACATTAGAATGGAAAAAATCGACGGTATAGAAATCCTTGAACGGGTTCTTTCAAAATCAAGCTCCACCAAAGTAATAATAATCACCGGCTATGCTACTGTTGAGGTTGCCCGGGAAGCACTTTCAAAAGGCGCTTTTGATTTTATTGCAAAACCTTTCAAGCCCGCTGATTTACGGGCAATAATAAAGCGTGCCTCAAAAGAACTGAGATCATAA
- a CDS encoding sulfite exporter TauE/SafE family protein has product MPGILGELYVHMTWSIALQIVLLGFIGGILSGFIGSGGAFFMTPGMMNLGIMGPVAVASNITHKFGKAMVGSKKHGEMGNVDKKLSLFMLFTAFVGIRLAVIVMKSLFNVEGHGAGSSAAADLYISIIFAVILLFVALSMLGDIVKSKSKDEAGPSTKITDFLGKLRLHPLIYFPVADVTVSLWVILVCGLATGYLAGTIGVGGFIGVPAMIYVFGVPAAVATGSELYLAMYMGAWGALNYAFEGMVDIRCTLLLYGGSLLGIYIGAYGTKVVKEVIIRLVTSVIILLCVISRIVAIPVYLQKLGYIGMDPSYNIYFNMISKGLLFVSGSTGALLIIVFVFKAYFQRRKLEASLAMEVPASA; this is encoded by the coding sequence ATGCCAGGAATTTTAGGAGAACTTTATGTTCATATGACGTGGTCGATTGCTTTACAAATTGTTCTATTAGGCTTCATCGGCGGGATATTAAGCGGTTTTATCGGATCAGGCGGAGCGTTTTTTATGACCCCCGGTATGATGAACCTGGGTATAATGGGTCCGGTTGCGGTTGCAAGCAATATTACCCATAAGTTCGGCAAAGCCATGGTCGGTTCGAAAAAGCATGGTGAAATGGGAAATGTAGATAAAAAGCTTTCTCTGTTTATGCTTTTTACAGCTTTTGTGGGTATCAGGCTTGCCGTTATAGTGATGAAGAGTTTATTTAATGTCGAAGGGCATGGCGCTGGAAGCAGCGCTGCCGCAGATCTTTATATCAGTATAATTTTTGCGGTTATACTTTTGTTTGTGGCGCTATCCATGCTGGGGGATATTGTTAAATCAAAGTCAAAAGATGAGGCCGGGCCTTCGACAAAAATAACTGACTTTTTAGGAAAATTAAGACTTCATCCCCTGATTTATTTTCCTGTTGCCGATGTTACGGTTTCCTTGTGGGTTATTCTAGTCTGCGGTCTTGCCACCGGTTATCTGGCCGGGACAATTGGTGTCGGTGGTTTCATAGGCGTACCGGCTATGATTTACGTTTTTGGCGTACCGGCTGCAGTGGCAACCGGCAGCGAACTTTACCTGGCAATGTATATGGGCGCTTGGGGAGCCTTGAATTATGCTTTTGAAGGTATGGTTGATATCAGATGCACACTGCTTTTATATGGCGGATCACTTTTGGGAATTTATATCGGCGCGTACGGTACAAAGGTGGTAAAGGAGGTGATAATCCGGCTTGTAACATCAGTTATCATTCTGTTATGCGTTATAAGCAGGATTGTTGCTATTCCGGTTTATCTTCAAAAACTTGGTTATATCGGAATGGATCCTTCCTATAACATCTATTTTAATATGATCAGCAAGGGCCTGTTGTTTGTCAGTGGATCAACGGGAGCGCTTTTAATCATTGTGTTTGTTTTTAAAGCTTATTTCCAGAGGCGCAAACTGGAGGCCAGCCTGGCCATGGAAGTTCCGGCAAGTGCTTGA
- a CDS encoding PEP/pyruvate-binding domain-containing protein, giving the protein MNFNPESIVNYEMDYNFRFRYETLRALLNKNGGAIQILSDLEADLSHIRHYDIRIKRPVRRLLTETLLMAQELNLLTGNRYFDLYETIFRLRNETDKLFKEKGVSSGIQPLALRIGSRERHDPNLVGGKADNVWFLRQYLGDSVPGGFVVTTLAYNMILEKNNLQERIRILLSNLDVTADTDQFKLRTQTIRRWIIAAQVPEEIEKAIKKFADLIKEPFHDGLWAVRSSAVCEDGVHSFAGQFDSKLRVKTEKLVKAYLHVLAGRFTDRAVRYRLHSGLHEIDTPMAVLFMPMVDPVAAGVIYTSDIKDPDSNTMVINAVPGLADRMVKGEESADTFFISKAPHPKLLKTIPASGDAGADTSVNYITTGKLLELAGIAFQAAKKFDHDLDIEWALTKDGKLYLLQARRMNLFHPVKEAAAKLANGKNVLPIFEGGITIFPGRAEGPVKFLGPEFDISAVPEGAIVIVEKPGTEFASVLPKIAALLVMQGNPVGHLATLIREFAVPAIFRLGPNAKILFRKNIISVNATKRKIYSGVRWSGIRERVMARIAAENRHEKSGPLYDFVLRLNLVDPDASSFKAKSCKSVHDTLRFMHEMSVRSMFGFGDMQKRGREKKSRKLKTSLPIKFQLIDLDKSAPVNTKTVEPKDVASVPFKALWRGISDKKIFWPEHWKKSLPGIPSEFKESVLGGNKGPRRASDTNYVIIAKDYMNLNARFAYHYAMVDAMVGPGTENNYVHFRFRGGGASDENRVKRAHFLELVLRQSGFRVNRQGDLVTAWLRSYPRQDSENALEILGRLMICASQLDAVFKKDSDVKLYVNYFLKGEYGIFA; this is encoded by the coding sequence ATGAATTTTAATCCTGAAAGCATCGTGAATTATGAAATGGACTATAACTTCAGGTTTCGCTATGAAACCCTGCGTGCATTATTAAATAAAAACGGCGGTGCTATCCAGATTTTAAGTGATCTTGAAGCTGATTTAAGCCATATACGCCACTATGATATAAGAATAAAACGTCCTGTCAGAAGACTTCTTACCGAAACACTGCTTATGGCTCAAGAGCTTAACTTGCTTACCGGGAACCGTTATTTCGACTTGTATGAAACAATTTTTCGGCTCCGAAATGAAACAGACAAACTTTTTAAAGAAAAAGGTGTGTCTTCAGGAATTCAGCCGCTTGCGCTCAGGATCGGTAGCCGGGAAAGACATGATCCGAATTTGGTCGGCGGCAAGGCAGACAATGTATGGTTTTTGAGGCAGTATTTAGGAGATTCGGTTCCTGGGGGATTTGTCGTTACTACACTTGCATATAATATGATACTCGAGAAAAACAATTTGCAGGAGCGAATACGTATTCTTCTAAGCAATCTCGATGTAACTGCCGATACGGATCAATTTAAATTAAGAACTCAAACCATCCGCCGGTGGATAATAGCAGCGCAGGTTCCTGAAGAAATTGAAAAAGCAATAAAAAAATTTGCTGATCTTATTAAGGAACCCTTTCACGATGGATTATGGGCAGTACGGTCATCAGCGGTTTGTGAAGATGGGGTACATTCATTTGCAGGTCAGTTTGACAGTAAACTCCGGGTTAAGACGGAAAAACTTGTCAAAGCTTATCTGCACGTTTTGGCCGGCAGATTTACAGATCGGGCGGTTAGATACAGGCTTCACAGCGGTTTGCACGAGATAGACACGCCTATGGCCGTTCTTTTTATGCCGATGGTGGATCCTGTTGCCGCAGGAGTTATATACACGTCGGATATAAAAGATCCTGATTCAAACACCATGGTTATCAATGCTGTGCCGGGCCTTGCGGACAGGATGGTAAAAGGAGAAGAATCGGCTGATACATTTTTTATTTCAAAAGCGCCTCATCCGAAACTTTTAAAAACAATCCCGGCATCTGGGGACGCCGGGGCGGATACTTCTGTAAATTATATTACAACCGGGAAGTTGCTTGAGCTTGCCGGTATAGCTTTTCAGGCCGCAAAAAAATTTGACCATGATCTGGATATAGAATGGGCGCTGACCAAAGATGGGAAACTATATCTGTTACAAGCGCGCAGGATGAATTTGTTTCATCCGGTTAAAGAAGCCGCCGCCAAACTTGCAAACGGAAAAAATGTCCTGCCGATATTTGAGGGAGGGATTACAATATTTCCAGGCCGGGCTGAAGGGCCTGTAAAGTTTTTAGGGCCTGAATTTGACATTTCCGCTGTGCCGGAAGGAGCGATTGTTATCGTGGAGAAACCCGGAACGGAATTTGCGTCTGTGCTGCCTAAAATTGCAGCCTTGCTTGTTATGCAAGGAAATCCGGTGGGTCATCTTGCGACCCTGATCAGGGAATTTGCGGTGCCGGCTATTTTCAGGCTTGGACCAAATGCAAAAATACTGTTCAGGAAAAATATTATAAGCGTCAACGCAACCAAAAGAAAAATCTACAGCGGAGTTCGCTGGAGCGGCATAAGAGAAAGAGTCATGGCCCGGATAGCGGCTGAAAACCGTCATGAAAAGTCCGGTCCGCTTTACGATTTTGTTCTCAGGCTTAACCTTGTGGATCCGGATGCTTCATCTTTTAAGGCAAAGTCATGTAAATCGGTCCACGATACTTTAAGGTTCATGCATGAAATGTCTGTGCGATCAATGTTTGGGTTTGGGGATATGCAAAAACGGGGGCGGGAAAAAAAGAGCAGGAAGCTTAAAACAAGTTTGCCGATAAAATTTCAATTAATCGATCTTGACAAATCAGCGCCGGTAAACACAAAAACTGTAGAGCCCAAGGATGTGGCGAGTGTACCATTCAAAGCATTGTGGCGAGGTATATCAGATAAAAAAATTTTTTGGCCTGAGCACTGGAAAAAATCGCTGCCAGGTATACCGTCAGAATTCAAGGAGTCCGTGCTTGGAGGGAACAAGGGGCCAAGACGCGCTTCAGATACAAATTACGTAATTATTGCAAAAGATTATATGAATTTGAACGCAAGGTTTGCGTATCATTACGCAATGGTCGACGCAATGGTCGGGCCCGGCACGGAAAATAATTATGTCCATTTCAGGTTCCGGGGCGGTGGCGCTAGTGATGAAAACAGAGTGAAACGCGCTCATTTTTTGGAATTAGTGCTGCGCCAGTCAGGATTTAGAGTTAATCGGCAGGGAGATCTTGTCACAGCCTGGCTGAGGAGCTATCCTCGGCAGGATTCCGAAAATGCCCTGGAAATCCTTGGCAGGCTTATGATCTGCGCCAGCCAGCTTGATGCTGTATTTAAAAAAGATTCTGATGTGAAGCTTTATGTAAATTATTTTCTTAAAGGAGAATACGGGATATTTGCATAA
- a CDS encoding sigma-54-dependent transcriptional regulator, protein MKAKISGKRISVLIVDDEDIALKAFTRILRSEGYEVVGTVKGEKAIGLIHTRRFDIVLTDLLIDIISGLDVLSAAKERCPETEVIILTGHGSVDSAIEATKMGAFHYLQKPVRPDELRNIVKRAVEKIQLTEKIQDLEVGDVNDFPSILGTSPKITDIKRLIWRIKDSDSNILITGESGTGKELVARAIHESSPKSQGKFLAFNCASFTDDLLSNELFGHEKEAFTGANKSRPGLFESADEGTVFLDEVGDMSSSMQVKLLRVIQEREVIRVGGIKPIPINIRIIAATNKDLKKLCSKGYFRQDLYFRLNVISILMPNLSERRKDIPLLASHFLRLYSARTGKDIPGFSDEALGLLTSYEYPGNIRELENIVEHAVSMANDRIINIENLPRDLADYDFFTFHGQDEVLKTLAELEKEYIRWVLDRVDNKKSEAAKILGINRVSLYRKLKRFEFDD, encoded by the coding sequence ATGAAAGCTAAAATATCAGGTAAAAGAATATCTGTTCTGATTGTCGATGATGAAGATATTGCACTGAAAGCATTTACGCGCATATTACGTTCAGAAGGGTATGAGGTTGTAGGTACCGTCAAGGGAGAAAAAGCTATTGGACTTATTCATACAAGACGGTTTGATATAGTCTTAACCGATCTGTTGATTGATATTATCAGTGGCTTGGACGTTCTCTCGGCAGCAAAGGAGCGCTGTCCTGAAACAGAGGTCATTATTCTTACCGGCCATGGTTCTGTGGACTCTGCGATTGAAGCGACAAAGATGGGTGCGTTCCATTATCTTCAAAAGCCTGTCAGGCCTGACGAGCTTCGTAATATTGTCAAACGTGCGGTAGAAAAAATTCAACTGACAGAAAAAATTCAAGACCTTGAGGTCGGAGATGTTAATGATTTCCCTTCTATCCTTGGAACCAGTCCAAAAATTACTGATATCAAAAGGCTGATTTGGAGAATTAAGGATTCTGACTCAAATATCTTAATCACCGGAGAGTCCGGAACCGGCAAGGAGCTGGTGGCGCGGGCGATTCATGAATCGAGTCCCAAAAGCCAGGGAAAATTCCTGGCCTTTAACTGTGCATCTTTTACAGATGATCTCCTGTCTAATGAACTTTTTGGCCATGAAAAAGAGGCTTTTACCGGCGCAAATAAAAGCCGGCCGGGCTTATTTGAAAGTGCAGATGAAGGGACAGTTTTTTTGGATGAAGTGGGCGACATGTCGAGCAGCATGCAGGTTAAACTTTTGAGGGTAATACAGGAAAGAGAGGTTATAAGGGTTGGCGGTATAAAACCCATACCAATTAATATCAGAATAATTGCGGCAACCAATAAGGATTTAAAAAAATTATGTTCAAAGGGGTATTTTCGCCAGGATCTATATTTTCGTTTGAATGTTATCTCCATACTTATGCCGAATCTTAGCGAACGTAGAAAAGATATACCTCTTTTAGCCTCACATTTTTTAAGACTTTATTCCGCCAGAACCGGAAAGGATATACCCGGGTTTTCAGATGAAGCGCTCGGGTTATTAACCAGCTATGAGTACCCGGGCAATATTCGTGAACTTGAAAATATTGTGGAACATGCCGTATCAATGGCCAATGACCGGATAATTAATATTGAGAATTTGCCGAGGGATCTGGCGGATTACGATTTTTTTACATTTCATGGCCAGGATGAAGTGCTTAAAACTCTTGCGGAACTGGAAAAGGAATATATCCGATGGGTGCTTGATCGCGTTGATAATAAAAAGAGCGAAGCGGCAAAAATACTTGGGATAAATCGTGTTTCGCTTTACCGAAAGCTAAAACGGTTTGAGTTTGATGATTAA
- a CDS encoding type II toxin-antitoxin system Phd/YefM family antitoxin codes for MMTYNRTMISLNINEIKTHFPSFLAKVSNGETVIVCKRNVPIAEIKPIAALPNKKRPIGLAGEEYPDFKISDAFFDPLPDDIVAVFNGEDS; via the coding sequence ATGATGACTTACAATAGAACCATGATAAGCTTAAATATAAATGAAATAAAAACCCATTTCCCAAGCTTCCTTGCAAAAGTCAGCAATGGAGAAACAGTAATAGTCTGTAAACGGAATGTGCCTATTGCTGAAATAAAACCGATTGCGGCGCTCCCAAATAAAAAACGGCCAATTGGTCTTGCTGGCGAAGAATATCCTGACTTTAAAATAAGCGACGCTTTTTTTGACCCTCTCCCGGATGATATTGTTGCTGTTTTTAACGGCGAAGACTCGTGA
- a CDS encoding ATP-binding protein — protein MKNIISQLIDDFHERKLPEPVNRNKEFPEIKGKADVVIGMRRSGKTWFCYQKINKLIASGTKKEEVLYLNFEDDRLLDFNVHNFQEILDIYFGKYPEHRNTRCNFFFDEIQRIDQWELFIRRLLDTENIQIFITGSSSKLLGSEIATSLRGRSLPIEIFPFSFEEFLKFHGLFSTRPKTFGANTVSVLRKAVKEYLEVGGFPEVQKIDRNLRVEVLQGYIDSVLLKDIIERHKVSNVHVLKHLVRHIMNSSGGRFSVNKFYNTMKSMSIKCTKNSLYEYLDHLTDAFLFYKVPVHGRSEKARLINPAKIYTIDTGLFNAMTFRHSYDYGPLLENMVYMHLRRGGYEVEYVNTKNGHEADFFARHRISGESQLIQVCWDMSDKKTFERELKGLKSAMNELSFSTGTLITWDDENIIENKIKVIPIWKWLCGDGSQTCDA, from the coding sequence ATGAAAAATATAATTTCACAGCTTATTGATGATTTCCATGAGCGGAAATTGCCTGAACCGGTCAACAGGAATAAGGAGTTTCCTGAAATAAAGGGCAAGGCGGATGTCGTTATAGGTATGAGGCGCTCGGGTAAAACCTGGTTTTGTTATCAAAAAATAAATAAACTGATTGCCTCGGGAACAAAAAAAGAGGAAGTGCTCTATCTTAACTTTGAAGACGATCGACTGCTTGATTTTAACGTACATAATTTTCAGGAAATTCTTGATATCTATTTCGGGAAATATCCTGAACATCGCAATACCCGGTGTAATTTTTTCTTTGATGAGATACAGCGAATAGACCAATGGGAACTCTTCATAAGGCGCCTGCTTGATACGGAAAATATTCAAATTTTTATTACAGGCTCATCATCAAAACTGCTTGGTTCTGAAATAGCCACCAGTTTACGGGGTCGTTCTCTCCCGATAGAAATATTCCCGTTCAGTTTCGAAGAATTTTTAAAATTCCACGGGCTTTTTTCAACCAGGCCAAAAACGTTTGGCGCGAACACTGTATCTGTATTGCGCAAGGCTGTAAAAGAATATCTTGAAGTTGGAGGGTTCCCGGAAGTACAAAAAATAGATCGTAATCTTCGAGTTGAAGTATTACAGGGTTATATTGATTCCGTACTGTTAAAAGACATCATTGAACGCCATAAGGTCAGTAATGTCCATGTACTTAAACATCTTGTCCGTCATATTATGAATTCTTCCGGCGGGCGGTTTAGTGTAAACAAATTCTACAATACCATGAAAAGCATGTCGATCAAATGCACCAAAAACAGCTTGTATGAATACCTTGATCATTTGACGGACGCTTTTTTGTTTTACAAGGTTCCTGTTCATGGTCGCTCTGAAAAAGCAAGGCTGATTAATCCGGCTAAAATATACACAATTGATACAGGGCTTTTTAATGCCATGACCTTTCGCCATTCATATGATTATGGCCCACTACTGGAAAATATGGTTTATATGCATCTGCGCCGCGGGGGTTATGAAGTGGAATATGTCAATACAAAGAATGGGCATGAAGCCGATTTCTTTGCAAGGCATAGAATTTCAGGCGAGTCGCAGTTGATTCAGGTGTGCTGGGATATGTCGGATAAAAAAACCTTTGAACGAGAACTTAAGGGATTGAAAAGCGCAATGAATGAACTTTCATTCTCCACAGGCACGCTAATAACATGGGATGACGAAAATATCATAGAGAATAAAATAAAAGTAATTCCTATCTGGAAATGGCTTTGTGGGGATGGTTCCCAAACATGTGATGCTTAA
- a CDS encoding cytidylate kinase-like family protein codes for MQIICISRGSYGYSNEVVEKLSGKTGYTAVSRETITDKATEFGIPVGKLEMMILKNRPLTDEMSNVVDMSKAFATAYLCEKALNENIIYHGRTGHLILPGLLNVLRIRAIAEPEYRINQVMQRLRLEREKAKKYIEQVDADIRKWTQTLYNAAWDDSSRYDITINATHLSAESAACALVNLAQMPEFQATPASQQTLQDLLIASKCRLAIGSDDRTRDINVGIHADKGNVSVTYMPRQSKEAKAIPDVLKPMKGIRSFVCTVATTNILCLGEKFDPNDAYFTNLIEISSKWNAAIELVRIAGDDEESADESSASPQVSIIGTGSESGGILADSDEQDFQRDERFGIYETVDKLIQSGHAGGSRTIYGGIDGLLKGLPQTENYSLVAVGDIFSSKGAAKQRLKRDLLSKLKDKFRVPVIGTEDLKAKYLFGPRQCLNMMVLGALSALLYIVMFSFQEPMLTFASKGHFGGGFSVKLAAALGVTVAIPFVAYIIGGFYSNLLKLLKIE; via the coding sequence ATGCAAATAATTTGTATATCTAGAGGAAGCTACGGATACAGCAACGAGGTGGTTGAAAAGCTTTCCGGGAAGACAGGATATACTGCTGTTAGCCGGGAAACAATAACCGATAAAGCCACGGAATTCGGTATTCCGGTTGGCAAACTTGAAATGATGATTCTGAAAAATCGTCCGCTGACCGATGAGATGTCAAATGTTGTAGATATGTCCAAGGCATTTGCAACTGCGTATCTCTGTGAAAAAGCTTTAAACGAGAATATTATCTATCATGGCAGAACCGGGCATCTTATTTTACCCGGACTTTTAAATGTTCTGCGTATTCGCGCTATTGCAGAGCCGGAGTACAGGATAAATCAGGTGATGCAGCGATTGCGTCTTGAGCGTGAAAAGGCTAAAAAATATATTGAACAAGTTGATGCGGACATAAGGAAATGGACTCAAACCTTGTACAACGCTGCGTGGGATGATTCCTCACGATACGATATTACGATAAATGCCACCCATTTATCAGCGGAAAGCGCTGCCTGCGCGCTTGTTAATTTAGCGCAAATGCCTGAATTTCAGGCAACCCCGGCTTCACAACAGACGCTTCAGGATTTGCTGATTGCTTCGAAATGTAGACTCGCTATTGGATCCGATGACCGGACTCGGGATATAAATGTGGGGATTCATGCCGACAAAGGCAATGTATCAGTAACATATATGCCCAGACAGTCCAAAGAGGCAAAGGCAATTCCTGATGTGCTTAAACCCATGAAAGGCATAAGATCCTTTGTCTGTACAGTTGCCACTACAAATATACTCTGCTTGGGAGAAAAATTTGATCCCAATGACGCTTACTTCACAAATCTTATAGAAATTTCCAGTAAATGGAACGCTGCAATAGAACTTGTCAGAATTGCAGGCGATGATGAAGAGTCTGCGGATGAGTCCTCCGCATCGCCGCAAGTCAGTATTATCGGCACCGGCAGCGAATCCGGCGGGATTTTAGCAGATTCAGACGAACAGGATTTTCAGCGGGATGAAAGATTCGGGATTTACGAGACAGTTGACAAGCTGATTCAGTCGGGACATGCCGGTGGTTCACGGACTATTTACGGAGGGATTGACGGTTTGTTGAAAGGGCTTCCCCAAACAGAAAATTACAGCCTTGTTGCAGTTGGAGATATATTTTCATCCAAAGGCGCTGCCAAGCAGCGTCTAAAACGTGATCTGTTGAGCAAGCTTAAAGATAAATTTCGGGTTCCGGTTATAGGGACTGAGGATCTTAAGGCCAAGTATCTGTTCGGTCCCAGGCAGTGTTTAAACATGATGGTACTGGGAGCGCTGTCTGCATTGCTTTATATAGTTATGTTCAGCTTCCAGGAACCGATGCTTACTTTTGCGTCCAAAGGGCATTTCGGAGGGGGATTTTCCGTAAAACTGGCTGCCGCCCTTGGGGTTACAGTTGCTATTCCTTTTGTGGCATATATTATTGGCGGTTTTTACAGTAATCTGCTCAAACTCTTAAAAATCGAATAG